AGACGAAGATGACAGAGCTAAAAACCCTATGCCTGAAGTATGGTATTTACAGTTCTTCGGACACCGTTGATATATGTTACAGCATGTTCAGAACAGATACTAACTAGGTTTGTACTGCAGGATTCTGTTTACTATCACCCAACCTTGAACCCATCTGGGGCACCACCACCTGGCAAACCTCCTATGTACAAATCATCGATAGGTCAGCATAACTTGTAGGATATTTTCTTAATATTTTTTTACAGTTTGCTGAAACGTTCTTGCTCACTTTTGTTTCTTGATTGACAATAGGACCAAGGATTCCATTGCCTTCCTCAGTTGGTGCTGGGGCTTCATCTTCCATGACAGAATCTGAAGAAGCAGGTCCTTCCACCatgccccctcctccaccgccccctcCACTGCCAGCCTCTTCAGAACCTTCAGATCTATCTGTCCCTTCTTTACCTTtacccccaccaccgcccccacccccaCCTAAGCCTGCTGGCGCTGTAATAGCACCAGGCTTACCGctgccacctccacctcctcctcctggtgcACCTCCCAGAGAACCTGTGTTAGATTATATATtactgccaccacctcctcctccaccacagCGGCCTTTGCAACAACCACCTCTACCTGGTACAAATGAGCTGCTTAATAAACAAATTGTTGGAGAGGGTGCAAGCTCGGCAGATTCTACACAGGTGCTACTTCAATTTTTATTTTAAATATTTCTGACTCTTCCAATATGTTACTACTATTTATGCATTCCCTGAAAATCCTTATTAATATTTCAGTTACCATTCTCTTCGTTTGGTTTATTATTTGGCTGCTAGTTCCGGTCACAACTTTGAATTTCATTTTGCAGGCTCCAGTTGTGctacctccacctccacctccccctaGGTTGCCACCGAACTCGAATGAAATACAGGCTACTGACGATACTGCTATGGATACTCCTGTTGTGAAAGAAGATGCTAAAATTTCAAGGTTCTTACCACCACCTCCACCGCATCCATCGCAGTTACTGCCTTTGCCTCCAAGGCCTCCAATGATGCCTCCAGTACAACCTGATATTCTAAGTCCAGGAATGGTCAGATTTCCTCCACCACCGTCACAACCAGATTCAAGGCCACCATTTATGGCTCCTGGTGTTGCTGCCAggccccctccacctcctccagcATTAACTCCGGCTCAAATGCCAATGGCACCCTTTGGTGTACTTCCTGGTCCGTCAGCAATGCTTAGGCCTCCATTTTTTCCAGGACCCGAATTTGCTGTTTTTGGCCCAAGGCCGCAGTTACCTCAGCAGCCATCTTACGTCAAATCGGCTGCTTCAACAGTTGTAAAGAGACCATTAGCACAACATACTCCTGAGCTAACAGCTATGGTATGTGTTCTTTACTCTGGTTATTGACTTGCTGCATCAATGCTATCACTTGCTTATTTCCTGAAAAGTTCTCAAACACAGCAACAGAGTATTAAAACCGTGTACTATGGTGATATGAACTAAGGCTTGGGTATATCATTCCATGGAAACACATATACCATAGCAACGATGACCTAATGCAGCAAACAGTATATTTTGCCTTTTCAGTTTTGGGTTTTGATCACTGTTATATCTGCCATTTACAAAAGGTTTTGGGACCAGCTTTCCAACAAATAGACAATTTTAAAATATGTTCTCATCTGAATTACAAAATCTGCTGACTATCAGGTAGTCCATATAACATGTTACTGAGATGTTTTTTGTTTAACACCGAGGCAAAAACATTCATTAATAAAGAGAAGGTTATGACACTTACTTACTTAcgaagccttttatcccaaacaagttggggtaggctagatatgaaaccctttcacgaggacttcccaggaggtcacccatcctagtactactctcgcccaaatgggtttcatacccaaaagactggctagtttttacgttggctcgccaagcctatcacaacccttagatatgaaaccctttcacgaggactgcTTCTCTACTTGCTGATCGTTCTTTTCTCACACAAAATTGCAACAATAACTGGGCCAAAAAAATAGTGAGTAAAAGCAATAACAATCCGGTCTGTACCTCTCTCTTGATCTTGTTCCTTTTTTATTTCTCACACAAAAAGCTCCACCAAACGCGGATAGATTGATCTGAAGCAAACTCCTTTTTTTCTATTATGGCCAGACTTTTCCACGTACATACGCTAACCACCGATTCCTATCCAACACTAAAACAAACAAACTGATCTCACCAAAAAAACTGATCAGATCCGTGCGCAAACCCAGCTGCTTCGTTTGAATCTTTTCCTCGCTTGATCCTGGACTGCACGCACGGGAGAAACGGATCCAATCTGATCGATCGGAAAAATAAGTTTTGGCGCCTGTATGTATTCCGAGAACAGAGGAAATCGATCTTGTCACAAATGAAACGGAAATCAATTAGACCCAATCTTCAATCTACGTGCAAGCTCCTCGGCGGCACCAACAACTATCCACAGCAGATCTTCAAAGCCTCGGCAATCTACGAGTGCTATAGCAAACACCAGCAGATCAATTTCAATAAGACGAACACGCGGTGACAAACCCAGTAATCTGATACCACATGATAAGGATCAACGTGATGATCCTATAGTTTTTGCCCGATCTTTCACCGCAAGACAATTAGATAGCAAACCTTCTAATCACGTGATCAATCCACGCAACCTGAAGATGAGGAAACGAATCCAGCAAGCAGCAAGCAACGTGAAGATGAACAACACGCCTCTAACCTTGGCACGATAATCCTTGATCACACAAGAACCTTCATGCAATCATCACTTTATTTGATAAACAACAGCGCCGTCCCCGGAGGGATGATTCACACGTGGACACAATGTTGAAAACTCGATCTAAAAATTTGACCCCCTCTAAACCTAGCCACTGGCCTCCTTATATAAGCATCTAGAAAACTAGTCGGTTGGACAGGCCCACActaaaacacacaaaataaaaatccTAAGTGGCCCATATCATGACCTGGAAATAAAATAGTAAAACTGGAACCGACCAAGTACATGGTTCGGTCACCCCCTTTGGCACACCTCTAACTTGGAGGAGTCCTGAAGTTGGGCTTCACCTCCTTCATGGGAACAACATGAGGTACTGGGATGCCCTCATCAAGATGACTGGACTCTTCCGGCAAACAAATTCTTTTAccaggacacacacacacacacacacacattagatACTTCTAGATTAAGCTTGATAGACAACTGGACTCTAAGATGCCATTTATTACAAGAGGAAGATGTTCCGACGACGAAGATGGGGGTAATCTTGGAGCAAGAGTACCACAACAACGTGCAGTTTAGCGTACTTCAAGAAGGCCAGTGCCTTGAAGAACCTGATCTCTATGCATATCCTAGAGAAGGTTATGACAATGGGTAGCAAAAAAACAAAACCCCCCAAAAAAGATGCAGGGCCGTTACTCTCCCGGCATCAAGTTACTCAAGCGCTTCGGCCACGCAAGGACCCAAAGCTTTGCCTCATTCTTCAAATTGTTCAAGATGATTTGAGGTGGCGTAGATTTCTTCCGAAAGATCCTCGAGTTCCTCTAGTTCCAAATAGTCCAATTGGCGAGCATTGTGAGGGACGCCATTGCTTTGCTCCGCGTAGCCATATAGATCCACCAACTACAGATGGAGTGGTGAGTCGCCCATTGGGAGGGGTCGATGTCAAGACCAAACCAAGCTTTGATCAACCTCCACATGCGCAAGGTGTATCGACACTTGAAGAAAAGATGAGTGGCGAATCCAAACTCTCTTTTGCACAACGGGCAAAGGCCACAATTTTATCTTCCCCGCCGGTCAAGGCGATCGGCCGCCCACACCCTATTTTGAATGGCACgccaagcaaagaacttgaccGTCGATGGTGCCCAAGCTTTCCAGATGACcttgttcatatgtgtgaagatagtgttgggttctatggtagggtgcgtcgactgcaaattaaaatttcctacgtgcagaacaaccaagaacatgctacgggagatggatcacagatcgttaccactagacgtgtagtgccgtgcagcggaagaagagttggggcagcgcgtccacaTGGATCGTcccctcctcgtccgatctccctcgaacagccggtcgtggATCCCATGTataagttcgccggagcggcgcaggtgcaccgcctctaacggtatccacgcgtgcaggaggaacactgtgcggcggactgctaggtccaatcACATAGTCGGTgatgagtggaggtggctattcgcaacacatgcaaaccctagtgacaacgccgaagcgatcaaccgcacgagtgtgccgcacccccactttatataggcgtccgtcgcgggctcaacacttgggcctcgcacagaccctaaggcccaaaatctgttcggcctggatccgagtccgagtaggatcactctgactcgtggagtcggactgggcctcacaggttccttcccttaagcgcgcgaccccttaggttctggTTCACTTGGTTGCGAGTCAGATCACATCCAACTCGGCTAGTCGGCAACGGCCTCTAGCAAAGCATGCAGACTCCAAGTGTCCGACGAACCTggtgttccctttgccacacgatatatgttgtcgggctcaaggcgagtctgtcatccttgtgctagcccgacctctttctcgttccagtgatgccgaccactaaccggattatctcataatccctgtcgcatggccatgcttatcttggtcggatcacatgaggggcccagagtatatctctcctgatcggaggggcaaatcccatcttgctcgagcatgtctcgcagcatgggtctggacaagcccaaaacctacctttgtaactacccagtcacggagtagcgtttggtcggcccaaagcaggtatgtcaccatcccgagtacatgcgccaactcagatcttaggacatagaacgcatgttgtactagagactcacagatgacatatcgctgcgtctcattcTCATAGTTGGttctgtccgacttggaccttatctcaactcggatccgactatgttgaATCCAATCAGACCCTTCCGAGTCTATATTAtccagttagcatccaatgctccatggctagtgagaccaagccatcaaccatgtcatatgctagtctagtcggttgtgcgtccacacagccctttcgactagggtcCTTTTAGGACagccatcatacaatgcatagtcccacaaacaagtcacgtacttgctgatacacatcattgataatgtccaaggactatctttattcataagcaaataggaaatatcatcatacatgattgcctctagggcatatctccaacatatagCTCCTATGAATTGAGCCTTATAAGCTGAGTTGACCGAGTACTCCCTACTAGGAAATAGCTTCCACATGATAGTCTTGGGCTTCATCAAGAAGAACATGGGAAAGTTGAGACCAAAGCTCGATGAATTGGGCGACATGATCCCAAGATAGCCCGGAGCATTTTTTTTAAGGCGTCACTATGGCGTTGCTTAGGCGACGCTTATGCGTCAGGGCGCTCCCAGGTGCCAAGGCGTCGAGCTCGCCTTACAAACTAGAGTAAGGCATCCGCCTTAGTCTTTAGAGCGTCCAGATCGTCCGCCTAGGCGTCCTCCTGCTCGCCTCAGGCAAAAGCAGATGCCTCAGGCAGGGGAGAGAGAGGTTCAGGCGGGAAAAAGCCCCTCGCGCGGGAACACAGGAGCAGGAAAGATTCCCTCGTGTGGTAACAAGTACGCGGAGGGGATAGAAAGAGTCCAGACAAACAGAGCAAACCAGATCCAGCACGATAGGGAGAGGTGTCTCACTGTCTCTCCTCTCTGGAGATTTGGTGGCGGCTAGAGCTAATCCCAGATCCTTCTCCTCTCCGGCAGCTCTCCAGCAGCTGGTCCCCCCAATCTCATGCAGCCttttcctcccccctctccagcACAGGCCACAACAACAACCAGCAAGGTatgcctcccccctcctccccctcctatCCGGCAGCTTCTCCCCCTCCTCTCACACAGATCCTCCTCTCCAGGACAGCAGGCTGGAGCAACCAGCAAGTTATGGggctcccctccccccccccccctctccggaACTCTCAAGGCGTCGCCTTGCCTGATGCCTTAGCGGTGAGGCGCCCCCAGCGCCTTGCCTtgccttaccgccttaaaaacaaTGGCCCGGAGCACATGTCAATGGTCTTAACCCAAGCATCCTCGTGCATGGCTGCGCTAACCTTCCAAGATTTGTGCTTCGAGACCTTCAAGATAAAGGGGGaagggcgcgcggggggggggggggtgatatcCTTGGGATTTTTAGCATTCAGCCACGGTGCTTCCCAAAAGGGGTCCTCTCACCATTGTCGACGGTAATGGTGGTAAGAACATAAAAAAGATCCATGTCCGCTTCATCGCAAGGGTTGCCCGAACCAACCCAAATCTTCGTCGGGTCCCGCCACTCAAACCAAGGGCATTGTAAATGAAGAGCTCTAGCGAATTTCCCAAGGTGCAACACACTACGCACTTCAAAGTGGGTTGGTCGACATATAGTTTCCCAATTTACCTTGCACTTTCCGCCCGTCACCTTATTAGTTCTGGCCCAAAGGGAGGCCTGCTCAATCTTGTTGATGCTCTTAAGGATGGGTGGGGGCATGACAAGTGGCGTGAGGTGATGGATAGTTTGCGAGGTGAGAACCGACTTCACGAGTGCGTTACAACCCACATTGGTGATGTGTAAGTGCTCCCAAGGCACAAGTTTTGCCGCAATTTTGTCCTCGAGGTGTTGAAAGTCCATGCGTCTAAGCTACCAAACAGAGAGTGGGAGGCCGAGGTATCTCATGGGTGAAGGAGCTCGTATGGCGGGCAGCCTTCGAGAATGACATCCAAATCCAAGTGCCCACACCGAATGGGCACCACTGAGCTCTTCATGAAGTTTGTTTGCAGCCCCGTCACCTGACCGAAACCATGTAGGATACGGGCAAGGTTTTGAATATCCTCCTTGATTGGTGCCACAAAAACAGCCCCATCATCCGCATATAACGAAGTCCGAAGGATGGTACCACGACCCCGGATCCTATGGCGATGACAAAGAGCGGCGGAGAAAGCGGATCACCTTGACTAAGACCCCGACCATGAATGATAGGGGTGCCCAGCACCCCATTGAGGAGGACTTGAGAGGTGGAGGTGCGAAGAAGACTAGCAATCCAGTCATGAAATCTGCTAGGGAAGCCTCGCCGTTGGAGAATGTTAAGAATATACTCCCATCACACCGACTCAAATGCTTTCCGGGATGTGAAGCTTGAATAGTATAGCGTTGGGTTCTTGTTCTTGTGGAGCCAAAGGGCAAGGTTCCTAACATgcatgaagttgtcatggatgctcTTATTCTTGTGGAGCGTTGAGATGCTTTTACGTGCAAGTTTTCTTATGGCACCAGTGCACTACTACCAACTCAAGTTTTTTATGTCCCTAACATGTGTTTGATTTTTCTTATGGTACTAGTTCTAAGACTGGTTACTATGCATATTGCTTTTTGTACTACTAGTTTGCAGTATCCACATTTGTCCACATCCTACAATAACAAAATTCTGAAATGTAATGCTTGTTGCCTTGCTGGTCATTTCAAGTAACTTTTTTAAATATACTCAGGCGATTATCATGCTGTCCTACATATAAATTAAAATACATTTTACTTTTATGCTGTCTTACACGAAACAAATTGCGCGCTCaagtttgaacagttcacctagtATATTCGTGTAAATTTTTGTTCTGTGAGGGTTTTGTATTAAATAGCTGTTGCATCTAAATTGTTAGCTTCTGTGTTGCACTGAGCGAAGAACTCAAACTAATTTCTGTGGCAGGTTCCTGCATCAGTTCGAGTTAAGAGAGAATCCGCTCTCCCTAAACCAAAACCAAAGGCGCAGCAGCAGTCATCAGCACCATCATATTCTGCTCTGAAGCCTTCAGTAACCCCCATAAAATCTGCAGCCCAGCCTTCACCCTCAGTTTCTAAGCCACAAAGCATTGATGACTCCTACATGGCATTCCTGGAGGATATGAAGCAACTGGGTGCCCTCGATGAGTAGCTCAGCATCCAGTCCCTTCTCCCTGATGGCTGTCAGCAGCTTGGTCATGAACCTGAACCTGAACATGATTCTGTTCTTTGCATTGTGGCTCATGAATGGCTTTTCCTGCTATGATCTTAGAAACCGTTTCTGTTTTTCCATGAGCAAGCATTTGAGATGTTTTTCCATGTATGTTTGACTTTAAAATTTGTCCACATAAGATTGTACTTCTATCTTCCCAATGCATTTTAAAGTAAAAAAAAAAGCTTCTCTTTCGTCatacggtaatcaagaccaataaaaTTCTACACATGGTCTCCTTAATTTTTACATGCACCTAGCTCATTGGGGGTTGGGCAATTAAAAGTAGAGAGATGATGTCTTGCACCTTCCCAATGCACCACCactccataatttgtcctaaaatttgTATACGTACACTTTTCACTGGACGAAGGGAGTAAGCTTCACAACTCCGATTGATACGTTTAACCACTCCGATCCTAGAATTAACACCTACAAAACATTCGACATACTCCTCCTTTGATTTTGCAATATAGGAACTCTAAATTGATGATTTCCATATATGAATACACAGAAACAGAAATACAGACAAAGCATTGCCCTAATTCCCCAATGGTCATCTTTGCATTCCGCAGAAGTCTCAGGTGAAAGATGACATCCTCCAAGAATGCCATCACACAGTGGCGGAGCTTGGAAGAAATAATGCCAAAAAAAATCTTGGCTCAATGTGATTGGCCTTGCCATGGGTATCTACGTTGCAGTTGTAATTtgaaaaatgtgaagaaaacttgCCGGTCAGATCACATTTGCTGTCTTTCAGTTTTGCAGACTTGTAATTGCAGGGAAATGGAGATGCAGTGCTGGATTGCTAATTCTCCTTGCCTTCATATTTTGGTCGCCGACTAGCCGCTGCTCCTACCTAGTTGTTGGACCTCTAGTGACTTGCGATCTGGCCGGTGCACGTATGGCGAGTCGAGGCAGGGAGCTGTCTATGCGAGTAGCGCCGGCTGCCGGCTGCTCGTGCTGATTGCTGCGCGCCGCCGTGCGAGACCTTTGAGGCTGATCGATTTCTAGTGGACTTGGCTGGTGGAATTCTGGTGGACCTTGGAGGCTAATCGATCCGTGGGTGGACTGGACTCTAAAGTGTAGTTTAAGTATGAAAAAACTGCAAAATCCTGGGCGGGTCATGGCCCAGTCTGGCCCCAACTAAGCTCCGCCCCTGATCACACTCCTTACACAGTTCATCCCGGTGAGACCAAGATGTATCATGATCTAAAGCATAACTTCTCGTGGAAGCGCATGAAAGTAGATGTGTCTGAAGTTGATAAGTGTAAGGAAAAAATGCTCTCACACCGCGTCGCTCCAATAGGGGCGACACGGGCAGCCAACCCTAGTAACCGGCAGCAACTTCCCCACCCCTGCCTTTCCTCCTTGTCACCACCAGAGGGGCCACCGGTGCGCCGGGCGAATGCCAAGGAAGGTGGAGGCTAGGATCTGGTAGCCGGTCTCCCTTGAGGTGCCCTGCATCCATGGCTGGTGGGCCGTCGCCTGCTTCAGCGCGTGGCAGCCGATGGTGCTAGCCATCCTCCTCGGCCCCTGGGGCGGCAAGGGGGTGGTAGGTTGTGCGGGGCCCTTCGATGGCGCCCGTTTTCAATCTGATGGCCTCTTCCTCAACATTTGTGACGCCCTCTTACCAGATCTAGCCTATGCTGGTCTTCGATTGCTGGTCCTGTTCATGCTTGGATGTTGGAGGTGGGAAGGGACACCAGAGGAATTTGAGGCCGGCTCTGGCCATGACGACGACGTCCTTGGACGCCATTCCCTTCTTGTTGGCGTCGTTAAGGTTATTCGTTTCCCTTCCTCTTCACCGTACTCGTATACTAGGTGAAAGCCCAGATCCTTTCCGGATTGGCGTCATCACCTTTTT
The window above is part of the Triticum aestivum cultivar Chinese Spring chromosome 2A, IWGSC CS RefSeq v2.1, whole genome shotgun sequence genome. Proteins encoded here:
- the LOC123188648 gene encoding protein EARLY FLOWERING 5 encodes the protein MKTTKGGKVMNPTDAFRKEQRRKELKRNKKERKKVREVGILKKDPDAIKDQIEKLEKMKADGALDKARKHKKRQLEDTYNLVVKKRKEYEEKMKEKGEQPVMFSHLGPPKRRPAADEDDRAKNPMPEDSVYYHPTLNPSGAPPPGKPPMYKSSIGPRIPLPSSVGAGASSSMTESEEAGPSTMPPPPPPPPLPASSEPSDLSVPSLPLPPPPPPPPPKPAGAVIAPGLPLPPPPPPPGAPPREPVLDYILLPPPPPPPQRPLQQPPLPGTNELLNKQIVGEGASSADSTQAPVVLPPPPPPPRLPPNSNEIQATDDTAMDTPVVKEDAKISRFLPPPPPHPSQLLPLPPRPPMMPPVQPDILSPGMVRFPPPPSQPDSRPPFMAPGVAARPPPPPPALTPAQMPMAPFGVLPGPSAMLRPPFFPGPEFAVFGPRPQLPQQPSYVKSAASTVVKRPLAQHTPELTAMVPASVRVKRESALPKPKPKAQQQSSAPSYSALKPSVTPIKSAAQPSPSVSKPQSIDDSYMAFLEDMKQLGALDE